In a single window of the Antennarius striatus isolate MH-2024 chromosome 3, ASM4005453v1, whole genome shotgun sequence genome:
- the pias2 gene encoding E3 SUMO-protein ligase PIAS2: MNLQQPGPLIPPVHPDVQMKPLPFYDVLDVLIKPSSLGASTAQRYHQEKYFIFALTPQQVREVCISRDFLPGGRRDYMVQIQLRFCLSETSCPQEDNYPNSICIKVNGKLFPLPGYAPPPKNGVEQKRPGRPLNITSLVRLSSAVPNQISVTWAPEIGKTYSMSVYLVRQLTSPLLLQRLRMKGIRNPDHSRALIKEKLTADPDSEIATTSLRVSLMCPLGKMRLTVPCRAVTCSHLQCFDAALYLQMNEKKPTWICPVCDKKAAYEGLIIDGLFLEILNDCSDVDEIKFQEDGTWCPMRPKKEAVKVHSQSIPKIEPSAPLRQSSVVSRSTESSSTKKADVIDLTLESSSSSDDDEEDAVPPLKKRSVYISKNEEMHTKGVLTYQPTVHLPNVQALDPSYLASTLADYAAPFHPSALATIPTDMQSLDLFSLIQADSQHYRPQMFLNSLTSSMQSAAAASTSSALVTSSTSHYDSNANAASSMHDARVITGGGGGGAGGGTDSGISDIISLD; this comes from the exons ATGAATCTACAGCAACCGGGCCCTCTCATCCCCCCCGTCCACCCCGATGTACAGATGAAGCCCCTGCCCTTCTATGATGTTCTGGACGTCCTGATCAAGCCATCAAGTTTAG GAGCAAGTACTGCTCAGAGGTACCAccaagaaaaatatttcatctttgCCTTGACGCCACAACAAGTTCGAGAAGTTTGCATTTCTAG GGACTTCCTACCAGGTGGCAGAAGGGACTACATGGTGCAAATTCAACTGAG GTTCTGCTTGTCAGAGACGAGTTGCCCTCAAGAGGATAATTACCCGAACAGTATTTGTATAAAGGTCAATGGGAAACTTTTTCCTTTGCCA GGATATGCACCACCACCAAAAAATGGAGTGGAACAAAAGAGACCAGGAAGACCTCTAAACATTACCTCCCTAGTTCGGCTGTCCTCTGCAGTACCTAATCAGATTTCAGTCACATGGGCACCTGAAATTGGAAAA ACCTATTCTATGTCTGTCTACTTGGTGAGGCAGCTAACATCACCACTGCTGCTGCAAAGGCTGAGGATGAAGGGCATCAGAAACCCAGACCACTCCAGAGCATTAA TCAAAGAGAAGCTGACAGCAGATCCAGACAGTGAAATCGCTACAACGAGCCTCCGAGTCTCACTCATGTGTCCA CTGGGAAAGATGCGACTAACGGTGCCATGTCGGGCGGTGACCTGCTCTCATCTGCAATGCTTCGATGCTGCCCTCTACCTGCAGATGAACGAGAAGAAACCTACCTGGATCTGTCCTGTGTGTGACAAGAAGGCTGCGTACGAAGGCCTTATCATTGATGG ATTATTCTTGGAAATCCTGAATGACTGTTCAGACGTGGATGAAATCAAGTTCCAAGAGGATGGAACGTGGTGTCCCATGAGACCAAAGAAGGAAGCAGTCAAGGTTCATTCTCAGTCAATTCCAAAAATTGAGC CCTCAGCTCCCTTACGGCAGTCATCAGTGGTCTCACGTTCTACCGAGTCCAGCTCAACCAAGAAAGCAGATGTGATTGATTTGACTCTGGAAAGCTCGTCGtcttctgatgatgatgaagaggacgCAGTACCTCCACTGAAGAAACGTAGTGTTTACATTTCCAAGAATGAAGAGATGCACACCAAGGG AGTTCTGACGTACCAGCCCACTGTGCACCTGCCAAACGTCCAGGCTCTGGACCCGTCATATCTGGCCTCTACACTTGCTGACTATGCAGCTCCCTTCCACCCGTCGGCCCTGGCCACCATCCCTACAGACATGCAGA GTCTGGATTTGTTTTCCTTAATTCAAGCAGATTCACAG CATTACCGACCCCAGATGTTCCTGAACAGCCTGACCAGCAGCATGCAGAGCGCAGCTGCAGCCAGCACCAGCTCAGCACTGGTCACTTCTTCAACCAGCCACTATGACTCTAACGCCAACGCTGCCAGCTCCATGCACGACGCCCGGGTCATtacgggaggaggagggggcggggctggaggAGGGACAGACAGCGGCATATCAGATATCATTTCACTAGACTAA